DNA sequence from the Phocoena sinus isolate mPhoSin1 chromosome 9, mPhoSin1.pri, whole genome shotgun sequence genome:
atgCATATAGTCTTCCCAGGAAGTCGAACTGTTTGAAAAGTAAGTTGGTATTAAAGTTTTATCAGAGGATGGATGTGATGGATTTGattaaagttcttaatttttcacACATTTATTTCCTGGTAAGACGATTATATGCCCCCAGCACTTTCACTTTTGGCTTTTTCTTATGAcatgctttggccaatggaatatgAGATGACATGCTGCATGCTATATTTGAACAGAAGTTTTTAGATACAGTTTTATAATTTGCCTTAGCCTCTTACACTTCTGTCCTTATGCCAAAAACATGCCCCAGATAGGAGCTGCTCCTTCAACTTGGACTTCAGAATGAGAATACAAGCAGACCTTCAGTCAGGTTTACTGCCTGGACCTTGGTTAGCCAACCAACAACCATTGTGTGATGTGggttaaaagaaaatacttgtgTTTATACCAAACTGAGAGTTTGGTTTGCTTCTCTAGCAAAAGCTGACTAAAATCGGCATGAAAATGTGCCCCTTCGATAAAAGTACTGAATTATCAAGATTAATATTTTTGTGTCACTGTAGTAGTAAAAGAAAGCATCTGGGTGGGTTTTCTTCACATTTAGAGGGGTGTTTGGGACTATAAGACTTAAAATATACAGTATGTGGCTTGGGGGAGAGTCTCACCAAGGCCGAACCTGAGATTTGAGAGACTCAAGTGATTGTCTAGTAGGAGAGACAAGTTTTGTGGATAAAGATGCCTGTAGCAGGGAATTCAAGTAGCAGTTTCAAATATGAGCCCAATACTAAAAATACAAGTGTAGATGTTCCAAATGAAAATGTTGATTTTCAGTCAAGGTGCATCTTGAATGGGAAACTCCGTGAAGCAGGTTCAGAATGAATGGCAgatagaattcatttttttttttgaagatcaGGAAGACCAATCAGCACTAACTTGAAAGAGAACAGAACCTACACACTGAACTTAAAACTTTAATATAATAGCACTCCATGACGGGCTTAAAAAATCATCCCTCAAGTGATGGTCACGTTTTCATAGTATTTTATTCAACAGAGGTTACTACTTACCTTCAGACAGAATTGTTCTGAAATCCTCAAGGGCTTAAAAGGGTTAACAGAGAGATAGCTCTTCTAACATAGGCTGCTGGAGGTGTTCGGCCTTATAAGAAAATAACCTATGGTTTTAGCTGGTTCTGGAAACATGAAAAGAACTTATAAAAGGGATAACTCTTACACAGAATCCAATTCAAACTAGAGGAAAAAGGTCAGGAAAGAGAATGACTTATATTTCTATTTCCCACTTTTCTCTGTATGTGGAGTTCCACATCTCATTGCAAAGTGGTATAAACCAAGGTGCAGTGAAATCAGAGCCTTGTGATCATTTGATCTTGATTTGTATGGGGCATTGAAACACTCCATCCATCTGATTGCCAATGCTAACGTAGTGACTAAGAAATGCTTCATGATTTCTGtaaagctcttaaaaaaaaaaaaaggattgggggaggggcagagggaaacCCTTGGTGAGTGAAGAGAGCTTGATTTTTAGAATCTTTATATTCTGGAGTGGGATCTAATATTGGCCCTAATCATTGATTAAGTAACAGATTTTAGAAATCacgtttttctccattttccaaggTCATAGCAATGACTCACCTGAATACTAAGTACCCACTGCCTGAAAAATTATAACAATCCTCAGAAAGGAttctcaattttaaataaaatgtttgcatCATCAGAGTCTGATATCTTTTGTTAGGTCTcacgtcattttttttttcaagtactgcgttttatcgttttttttttttgcaaagtcaTCCTGGAATAGTCTTtgtagaacagaatagaattttACTGCAGAAAGGGACCTTAGAATTCCTCTGATGTCCCTCCCCTCTTCATCACCATAATTCTAGAAATGAGGAAGGGACCCCCAAGAGCCTTGGTTTCTCATGATTAGGTGAAGACGGTGCTGGGTTTGGATCCCAAGTCCCTTGCCCTCCAAAATATTTATACTCTCCCAAGCCGTCACAGATTAGTTTGGGATCAAAACATTTAGTCCTTTTACTCACCAGGAATCTTTTGAGTAGTGTTACACAGTCCAActattcttcctctgttttctcttttatagcccTAACATTAAAACACAGTTTGGGGTAAAACTGGGTCTCACTACTGACCCTTTGtggcagtaagagaaaaacatttttaacagtgAAGTTTGAGATTTGAGTGCTCAGTGTTTCTAATTTGATGCTGTCAATGCCACTGACTTCTACTAGTTATTTAGCACATATGAATCATGTTATAGtttcaaaatacttttctatCAATAGTAACTTCTTAGCATGAACCAGGCTAgatttattatttcctcttccCCCAAACAGCTGTCCTGGTCACATCACATTTGATGAATGTAATTAGTTGCCCAGATGCTTAGCTGTCTGAGCTCCTAAAATCTGCATGGTGCCAGACTAAAGCTTTAGATTAAGGATAGGGACAGtcttatctctggggtttctggTTGCCAAGGGCAAGGTTGGAGATGGGCAACGGGGAATTTGGGAAGAAATAGAAGGACAATCTGCATTCATCGATGGCAACAGAAGAGTTTACATGTATTCCAGTTCTTCCCTGATTCCAAGAGTCTTGGGAGATCCTGCTTCACCCTGGAAATCTTTTGTAGTGCAGGGAAGGATAAAAGTGGGCAGAAAGGCCATTGGAAGGGTTCAGTCACCCTTGACTGACCCCTCACCTCAAGGAGCAACAACTCTGATTCTCAAGGGGAAGGGGTCACTTTAGGTCAGCAATACACCAACACTGGTCTGTTCCTAGTTGCTGTTGATAAGAGGGGACACCTTGAGTGTGTCCCTTGGCATAGTGATACTGAGCATGAACCCAGAGGCAATTCCAAAACTGAAATAAGAATAAGGCTCTCCTTGGGCACGACTCAAATAGAAAAGCTCTTTGAATCACGACATTTGAATCTGAGTCACTTGCCAGTCTTTTTCTTGGTCCTGTAAAGTCAATTTAAGCGCTGAGATCTAAACCAGGCTTTTTGATTCTCAGCCTTTCCCCTCTCAGCAACCTTCCATCTCAACCACCCTAGGGGAACAGTAAAATCTCTTTTAGGCACTGATTTTAAAGaaagaccacttttttttttttgcggtacgcgggcctctcactgctgtggcctctgcagttgcggagcaacaggctccggacacgcaggctcagcgtccatggctcacgggcctagccgctccgcagcatcttcccggactgcggcacgaactcgtatcccctgcattggcaggcagactctcaaccactgcgccaccagggaagcccagaaagatcACTTTATACAAGCAGGTTTGGGGAGATTTGAGGGCTTGGAAGAGTCACTAGAAATTACTGTCAGTTCTTGCTGTAAAGCTATCTCTGCCCCTGGGACACATGGCCTGCCAGATGGCCCCATAAATCCAATTACCCtcacctttcctcttcctccttccctgttaAAACACTTCTGATTTTCTGATTTAACAGCAATTTCAGGGGAGTTAAAACAGATGCAACCTAACAGAAGTCCTGACCCTCCATTGCCACCAGTGCACTGACGGGGCATCATCACGAATTACATTTTTAGAGACTTGCAAGTGTTATATTGGGCTGGCTCATATTTAGGTCatcttccctccccatccccctccccaatccctctgatttttaaaagaccttCTGAGAGTCTACAACCAGATTTATAAGAAGTTCTTAGTCATCGCCTAAACTCTCAGGTCTCATGCTACTGTTTAACGCTGTCCTCTTGACTTCCAAAGCCCTGCCTAGTGGACCTTGAACTTCACGCCTGTAGGAAAAACTGAATGTAAGATTCCAACACTCACCCTTTTAAATTCTTTCCCAGTTTCAATCCCTTCCTTAGCTTCTGCATCCCACATCCCTATTTCCACtatctcccccctctccccataCAATCGTAAATCTTCAGGTTATTAGATGAGGGGCATGGTTGGTCTTCACCACTTAGGGTGTGACCCCTCTTCCATATAATAGCCACTTATGTAGCCAAATGCCTTTTGGAGCTTTCCTTCCTTGGTCCCCAGTAGCCACCCCTCCAAACCGAACCATTCTGAGTGTTCTTACCTCTTCCTGCTAACTTCATGTTCTACCTGGTATCTCACGTTTCTCACTGTCCTATTAAGAAGCTGGGCAGATTGGGCATAATGGCAAgacaatgtcaaggagcttacgtATGTTTCTGCGTTATAATAAGGTGTGTGATTAAGTGTAGATTTAAGGGTCAAATTCTAACAGAACTCTCTCCCTTCTGCTCAGAGAATTCAGCAGTCATATGGTTCAAAATGGCCTTGTTACCAAAATCTGATGCTGCCATTGGACATTCCGGTTTCCCTGCTTTGAGCAGGGGTTACATGTTTTATATCAGAGTCAGAAGGaaccaaaaaaaataacaaatagaaacaaagaaagggagTTTGAAAGGCAGGGACTGTTAAAAGAGCAACAGAAAGACTGCAAAGTGAAAACATTAAGCTAAGGAAACAGCACAAAGTGCAGGCGTGTATAACAGCAATGCCACATGAAAATGTAAGGGGTTATATACGGATAATTCAGAGGAAATTACTCTGAAAAGAACTTTCTGGTTAGTTGGACAAGGAACAAAAAAAACTATCTGCTGTTGTCGTAGTATCCTTAGCACCCAGCCCAGTGCTGCCAATGAACATTTGTATAAGAATTAGAACACTGGCCAAAATACCAGATGTTTTCAGAAAAACTATACATTTCGGTGACACAGCCACTTCTATGCCCCACAGGCCCCATCTATGGCAGGATTTTTGGGGAAAATGACCTGACTTAAAGGAAAGTATAGGGCATCAATAGGCTACAGTTCATCTGGCTGCAtggggggcggggcggtgggACGCGAAGAGGAAATAAGCTCTGCTGAGCTGGTATGAGACCACACTTGAGGTGTGCCTTTTACGTTATTGTCTGCCAGTTTCCTGGCCAACTTCTGTCTCCACTTCGTCGACCCGAGGCCACCGAGGAGTTAGCCGGGGACGGTGTTCTGTGGTTGTCACTGGGAGCCTCTTGGGGCAACACGCCTCTATTTCCTTGGCGTCTCTCGCCTTTACCTGCCGCGCTGCCCCTCGCGCGTCTGCAAAGATGCAGAGGTCGAAGCACGTTGCCGTGCGGTGCTTGAAACGCTCTCAGAACGAGCCTCCGGCGCCCGGCCACTAACACCAAACGGGATCCTGGGATCGCCTCTAGGATCCCTGTGGGTGCTCCTGCCCCCTCCTGAAGTCCCCCCTCCCCAACTCTAGGCTTGCGTCCCCGGCCCACGCCGGCTACTTGAGGGTCGTCCCAGGGTCGCTGAGGTCCTCCGCGCCGCTGGGCTCGCGGCGTGAAGGGAGGCGGAAGGCGGGAACCGAGGGGGGGCGCCCGAGCTCGCGCGCCACGCCGCCCAGCGCGGGATTTGCCGCCTTCAGCTGCAGCAgctgcagcggcggcggcggcggcgggaagAGGGGCGGAGGGCGGTGAGGAGGGCTGCAGCCCggaccaggagggagggaggggggccgGGAGGCTGTGCCAGGCGAGCCGGAGGGGTGCTCGGCGCTCCCCCGCCCTCCTTCCGGGAGCGAGGATGCAGACTCTGGAACTGGCGCTGCTGGGCTGAGGCGGAGGCAGGGGAGTTGCAGCGCGCGCGGCTCGGTGAGTGTGTCTCCTGAGCGCGGAGAGGCGGGGGGAGGcggaggacgaggaggaggaggaggaggagggggagaatgCCCGgagccgccgccgctgccgccgccgccgctgccgcgaTGCTCCCGGCTCAGGAGGCTGCCAAGCTGTACCACACCAACTATGTGCGGAACTCGCGGGCCATCGGCGTGCTGTGGGCCATCTTCACCATCTGCTTTGCCATCGTCAACGTGGTGTGCTTCATCCAGCCCTACTGGATCGGCGACGGCGTGGACACCCCGCAAGCCGGCTATTTCGGGCTCTTCCACTACTGCATCGGCAACGGCTTCTCTCGGGAGCTGACCTGCAGGGGCAGCTTCACGGACTTCTCCACGCTGCCCTCGGGAGCCTTCAAAGCCGCCTCCTTCTTTATCGGCCTCTCCATGATGCTCATCATCGCCTGCATCATTTGCTTtaccctcttcttcttctgcaacaCGGCTACGGTGTACAAGATCTGTGCCTGGATGCAGCTCACCTCCGGTGAGTGCGCGCTCACCTCCGCGGAGGCGGGGGGACCCGGGGCGCTCGAGCCGGGGAGGGGCGGGAGTGGGAGGGACTGGGGGGCTGTGCGCTCCGCTGGGGGCCGAGCAACTTGAATCCGCTCTGGCGGGAGCCCTTGGAGGCCGGAATCCCCGGGGTTCCCCAGCTTCGACACCAGCGCCTCGTCCCGGGGCTTTCGAGAACCTCCAAAGTGTGGGGCACGCCACCCAGAGGGACGCGATGGAGGCAGGGCGGTTGCTGGGCCGAGTCCCCTACGAACTAGAGATGGGGAGAAGCGGGGGCTCAGGGCGCGAGCTGAGTGACTAAGCAGGAGCTGGCAGCGAGGCAAAAAGCGGATTTGGAGTGATTGTAGTGCAGGGAGGGTCAGCCTGCTCTGTGGCTCTCTGGGACGGTTTCAGTCACCGCTTCTTGAGGGTGGTTGAGAGCTGGAGTGAAGTTGCTTGTCCCGGgaagttataaaatttttatcgTCCATGTGGAGGTGAAGAAATTCGAATTCCGTTTTGGGTTTTAcccttttaagaaaaaatgtagcTAAGAATGTTCCTTCGCAATTCCCCAACGTCACGTCTTCAGTTTGCTTCCTTGTCAGAGCAAAGGTCCTTCCATTTCATCTTTAAACAGAGAAATCTTGAGGGAATCAAGATTTCTCAAGATCTCAGTTTTGGGGAAGTGGCTTTAGGAAGATGGGCAGAGAGGAAAGCTTGTTTCATTGGTGTTTCTGAGCACTCTTTGCCTGTGGATGATAGATGGTTGCTAGCTGGAGAATATGAGAGTACTTTTTCTGAGCATCAAAGTTACTTTTAACCCAGAAAGGATGGGGGTGCATTTCCTGGTGGCTTTGGAGAATCCTGAAACAAAACTGACTCCTTTCCCTACCTCCTGTGATCCCGATTCCCTTTCTGCTAGTCACCTTGGGTGCCCTGCCTTCTAAAGGTAGACTCCATCCTCCAACACTTGACAccctcctgtttttgttttgattttatggATGGTCTGGTTGTGAAGGGATATAGGATGTCTCAGGCAGCCACATTCTcatgtgtattttgttttattgtgtagTTCTCTTTCCTAAAGGTGTTACCTTCAAGATTTTGTAGTTTTTCCTATGCTTGGGAAGGTTTTCTGGGGAGTAGGGCTTTGATCCCTGAGTTTACCAGAATGTTACAGGACGATTAAGTCCTGAAGGGGGCCGGACAAGAGCATTAAGTTCATGATCTTATACTGCTAGTTTACTATAGGAGAAGCTTGTGGGGGAATGAACTTGTTTGGAAGTATTTGCTTTGTATTAGGTATGCCTCAGCTGGTTTTGATTCGCCATATACCGTGAACATGTGCACATGAGAGGCAAGAAATGTACACCAGTAGAGAACACACTCCCCAGAAAATATACCATTATTCTTCTGAAATATGagttttctgcttttccttctgtccttccacTCCCAGCTTCTTGAAGCACCCCCcccatttttatatataatgttgtCTTTTATGGCCATTTCAAGAGCAGACTAACTTTGAGATTTGGAATGAATTCATATATTATTGTTGTTCTTGGCCCTTAGCTCTGGTTTGACTTTGAAGATAGCAGGACGTTGAGGATGCAGatgctttagaaaaaaagaattggccCTGCAcagctaattttaatttttctaagttaaATGACCTATTTAGACTGGTGATTCAAATTAGATTCTTTTTCAAAGGTCTGAAAGTAATTTGCAGGTGATTTCTCAACATgttataagatattttatttttatgagatttTGTGCTCTAAACcaaagttgttgttgttttaaaaaggaaagaaaactatctTTGGTAAAGAATTACTATTTTGAAGTTAATACAAACTGCAACTAttacaatgtttttttctttcctcttcctggaatagAGCACACAAAAATCATTTATTCTGCAGTAGTGAAATATGATGTCatgttttcagaagtttgacatCAGTATACTGTCCTGTTTCCCATATACCAATGTAAAATGTAATGATAGCCTTTGTACTGATGAAGATATAAGCACATTTACTTCATTTTTGGAGAAGTCCAGATCCCTAAGTCTCTGGcgtatttaaaaatctttattttcaatttatttggtattttatttCTAGGTAAACCACAGAAGGACATGATCTTATTTATTACTGaagtatattaattaaaaaagaattgattATGAATCAAAGTCAATTATATTAAGAGTTAAAGTCAGTTTTATTCACGGATGTTTTTAAAGGATGGGATAAAGAAGGTATATCTGAAGAAAGTCTTGTTTAACGtgcttttaaggtttttaaagtCTCATGACACTAACAGTAAATTTAACATAATGTATTGTAAGTTACTGTCAAAGTTTAGTTTCTAACCTTTAggctatttctttttaatgttaagaAGCCTTCTCATAATTTAAGTGTACCTAGGCCTCTCAAGTGTAATTTTCTAACTATTAAGATGAGCCTTAATGTGCCGTTTGCTTGAGACTGTTTAACCTTCATTAGAAGTCAAATGATTAAGTTGTGTATTTAGTTATCTAAGCATTTTACTAAACCTCGTATATCAGAGCCAGGTGGAATATCCCATATGAAATGATACACTAAGATGATGAAGCAGGAGACTTTCTTGTGGCAATACAACATCAAGAATTATTCTTTTTATGATTCTGAACAATGAACTAGAAAAAGTACTTTATTTATTGGACCTGAAAATGATGTTGCTTTCTACCTAGATGTGCAAAGCGCACATAATTAATGGTGCTATTATGAACACCTGCCCTCTCCGTGCTCTCCCCTCTGAATCATCATTAACCTCAGTGGAGTGAAACTACAGAATTAGGAGCTAATATGTCACACTTCTTCCAGATGTAATCCTATACTTAGGGACTATGCCAAACATAAAgactgaagacagaaaaaaatgtataaaataaataataacaattagAGATGCAAAATTTCCCCAATTCACAGAGAGACAACTTCTTGAGAAGAGAGATgtttcttctctctgtatgaTTTCTCTACTAATAAGAAAGAGGTAGATCTGTACTTGTCAAGCAGGGCAATAAagtacagatctttttttttttttttaaatcaggatggcaaggggattttgtctttctgggaGCTTGACTCTCTGCTTTCGTGTATTTGTTTTCAAATCAGTATTTCAGTCTGTTTCCAAGTCTATTAATAGCCAAGTTTCATAAaggtggggttttgtttgttttactgacTATCAACcatgtcttaaatttttttcagagacGCAAGTTTTACCCATTATAGGCCaatgaaatcttttatttttttaataagctaAAGCATTAAGGCAGAATTTAAGGGTTTTAGACAT
Encoded proteins:
- the LHFPL3 gene encoding LHFPL tetraspan subfamily member 3 protein, yielding MPGAAAAAAAAAAAMLPAQEAAKLYHTNYVRNSRAIGVLWAIFTICFAIVNVVCFIQPYWIGDGVDTPQAGYFGLFHYCIGNGFSRELTCRGSFTDFSTLPSGAFKAASFFIGLSMMLIIACIICFTLFFFCNTATVYKICAWMQLTSAACLVLGCMIFPDGWDSDEVKRMCGEKTDKYTLGACSVRWAYILAIIGILDALILSFLAFVLGNRQDSLMAEELKAENKVLLSQYSLE